The genomic region TCTCCGCGATCTGCACCAGAGCCTCCTCGCGCTTCGAGAGGCGCTCGATGGTGCTCTCCTCCAGGTAGCGCCGGGCCGTGATCCTGGCTAACTCAAGCCTGCCCTCTGTACTGTCGTACCTGGGGAGGTGGGGCCACTCCTCCTGCGGCGCGCTCCGCGGGATCTCGGCCGGAATCTCCTGATCTCTGACGAAGATGCGCGGTACGTGTCCTCCGGCGTAGTAGGAGATCTGACGTGCCATCCTGTGCAGGGCTGGACTCTCCTGCGAGGCCCGGATCTCCACCCACCGGCGCTCACTGCTCGCGTAGAGACGCTCGAGCGCTCTCCAGGTCGCGTCTCCCCCGAGATCCAGCTCCCCGGGCCCTGCTGTCCTCACGGCGAGGTACAGGCCTCCGATCTCTGCTTCGTAAGCCTTTTTGACGGTTTCGAGGAACCGCTCGAACTCCCGGTCGACGTTGCCGGAGAGATATCTGCGCCGCTCGGCCGGAAGCACGTACATGAGCCGGCTCTTTATCCGCCGCTCGCGCCCCTCGGCGGCCTTCAGGCGATCCACCGCCTCGTAGAGCTCCCTCCTCCTGCGGTAGACGAGGTCGGAGAGCTGCCGGACCTCGGGATCGTCCGCGCTCCTGCCCTCCCAGAGCTCGTCCCTGGCGGCGCAGGCCGCGTCGTGGGCGTTGCGCGCCCGCATCACGGCGCGCTCCTGTCTCTCCTTCTCCCGCTGAGCCTCTCCCAGCTCCCGCTCCAACGCCTCTATCGTGGACGGCATGGGGAACCCACTTCCTGTCTCTCCGCCTCTCGAGCCAGATTTTACAGCAGTGATGCCGCCGGAACGATTCCGGGTACCACAATTCTGTTGCGTATGATACAAATAGTTTGAGTGTGGTTGACCTGCGTCGGAGTGAGGAGAAAAAGTGAGCTTTCAGACCGGTTCTGGTGGGGCTGGAGGTGCCCCGACGGGTAGGGAGTTCGAGCCTTCGGTCCCGTTCTCGAGCTTCGTGGAGACGGCGAGGGAGGTCCTGCTGAGGCCGGTGGGATTTTTCCGGGGCCTCGCTAGGGAGGGGGACTATCTCAGCCCGCTCTTGTTCGCGCTGATCTGTTACGGGGTATCCACCTTTCTCGGTGGGGTCGTCGGGCTCATCCTGGGTCGAGAGGGGATCGGGGGTTTGATCTTGGGAGTGGTCTCCGGCATCGTGGGGGGTGCGGTGGGGCTTTTTATCGGGGCCGGGATCTACCACCTGCTCGTGGTCCTGATGGCTGGTCCGCAGCGCGCCGGATATGAGGGGACGTTTCGCGTGGCGGCGTACGCCTCGGTTACCACGCTGGTGAGCTGGGTTCCCCTGATCGGCTGGATCTTGAGCCTCTATGGCATCTACCTCTCGATCGTCGGTATACGGGAGGTGCACTCCACGACCACGGGGCGGGCCGCCGCGATCGTGCTCATCCCGGCGGTCGTGTTTTTCATCCTCGCCATGATATTGATCCTGCTTGCCGGGATCGCGCTGTTCCTGGGGTCGGGGAGATAGCCGAGAAATTCCTCCCTCAAGGAGAGATATACTGAAGACCAGAGCAGTCTTAGGTCTACAGAGTGAGGGAGATTTCACGTGGCACAAACCGTTACCCTCATCCCCGGAGACGGCACCGGCCCCGAGCTGACCGATTCGGTAAAAGAGGTGATCGGGGCGCTCGGGGTGGATATCGAGTGGGAGATCGTCGAGGCCGGGGAGAGCGTGATGGAGAAGGAGGGCACGCCGCTCCCGGACTACGTTCTCGAATCCATCCGGCGCAACAAGGTCGCTCTGAAGGGGCCACTCACGACGCCCGTCGGGACGGGGTTCCGCTCGGTCAACGTGGCGCTGCGCAAGGAGCTTGATCTGTACGCCAACATCCGGCCCGCCCTGAGCCTGCCGGGGCTCGACCTCCCGTACAAGGACATAGACATCGTCCTCTACCGGGAGAACACCGAAGATCTCTATGCGGGCGTCGAGCACTGGGTCGGCAAGCACGCGGCGGAGTCCATCAAGATCATCACCGAGGAAGGCACCGAGCGCTTCTGCCGCCTGGCCTTCGAGCGTTCCAGGGAGCAGGGCCGCAGGCACGTAACGGTCGTTCACAAGGCCAACATCATGAAGTACACCGATGGGCTCTTCCGGGATGTCTTCTTCCGGGTCGCAAAAGAGTACGAGGACGACTTCGAAGAGATAGACGACCGCATCGTTGACAACATGGCGATGCAGCTCGTCACGAAGCCTCATCTCTACGACGTGCTCGTCTGCCCCAACCTCTACGGCGACATCCTCTCCGATCTCTGCGCCGGCCTCACCGGTGGTCTCGGGGTCGCGCCCGGAGCCAACATCGGGGACGAGATAGCCGTCTTCGAGCCGGTGCACGGCTCCACCCCCAAGTACGCCGGTCAGAACAGGGCCAACCCGCTCGCGACCCTGCTCTCGGCCAAGAACATGCTCATCCACCTCGGTTACGAGGAGGACGCGGAGCGGATGCAGCGAGCCATAGAGGCGGCTCTCAAGAGCCCCGAGACGCGCACCAAAGACCTCGGCGGGACTGCGGGGACCAGGGAGTTCACGAAAACGATCGTGGCCAACCTCTGAGCGCCGGAGCGGTGGGGTCCTGAAGAAGGTGAAGGTCGAGGACCATGGGCCTGCACGCACCGGCCTGAGACCGTCCCGCAGGGCCTTGCGTATAGCGTACTTCACGGAGACTTTCCTCCCTGCAACGGACGGTGTGGTGACCCGTCTGCGCCACACCCTCGACGAGCTCTCCCGTCTCGGAGATGAGGTGGTCGTCTTCGCTCCCTCCGGGGGGCCCGAGCGCTATGCCGGGGCCAGGATCCTGGGGGTCCGCGGGATCCCTTTCCCGATGTACCCCCAGGTCAAGCTCTGTCCGCCCCATCCCGGGCTCGGGCGGGCTTTGAGCGAGTTCGGGCCGGATGTGGTTCACGTGGTGAACCCGGTGATACTCGGACCCGGGGGCGTCTACTACGCCCGCAGGATGGGGGTGCCGCTCGTCGCCTCCTACCATACCAATATAGCCACCTACGCCTCGCTGTACAAGCTGGGTTTTCTGGCGAACTTCGCCCGCCGGGCGATAAGAGGGTTGCACAACCAGGCCAACCTCAACCTCTGTACATCTGAGGCGACGGCGCGTTACCTCCGGAACGAGGGCGTCCGGCGCGTCCGGCTCTGGCCGCAGGGGGTGGACTCGCGCCTCTTCTCTCCCGAGAAGCGCTCGGTGGCATGGAGAAAACGCCTCTCCGACGGACACCCCGACGAACGTCTGCTCTTGTTCGTCGGCAGGCTCGCTCGGGAGAAGGGGATATCTTCCCTCAAGCACGTTCTGCGGGAGCTGTCGGGGGTAAGGCTGGCCGTGGTAGGTGATGGACCGGACCGCGGGAGGCTCGAGCGTGAGTTCTCCGGCCTGCCGGCCACCTTCACCGGTTTTCTGCACGGTGAAGATCTCGCGCGGGCCTACGCTTCCGCGGATCTTTTCCTCTTCCCTTCTACCACCGAGACCCTCGGGATGGCGATGCTCGAGGCCATGGCCTCCGGGCTCCCGGTCGTGGCGGCCCGCAGCGGGGCTTCGGAGGAGGTGGTGGAGGAGGGAAAGAGCGGGCGGCTGTATTCGCCCAAGGATCCGTCCGGTCTGGTCGATGCCGTGAGCGAAATACTCGGGGACGAAGAGCGGATGCGTCGGCTGCGGACGGGAGCCAGAGGTGCGGCTCTGGGGCGCAGCTGGGAGGAGGCGACGCGTACCCTGAGGGGGTACTACAAGGCGCTCGGCGGCCGGTTGTAAGGTGGGCGGAGGCGTGCTAAATTACACGGGCGACCGAGATGTTAGGCGGACGTAGCTCAGCTGGTAGAGCATCACCTTGCCATGGTGAGGGTCGCGGGTTCGAATCCCGTCGTCCGCTCTGGCCGCGGAGCCGGAACATGACCGGCGCTGGCCGGCTTTGGCGGCATGGCCGAGTGGTTAGGCAAGGGTCTGCAAAACCCTGTACCCCGGTTCGATTCCGGGTGCCGCCTCCCGGCTTTATTGAGGACGGGCGATTAGCTCAGGGGGAGAGCGCTTCCTTGACGCGGAAGAGGTCAGTGGTTCGAATCCACTATCGCCCACTTCGCTCTTGTGTCACCCGAACTAGTTAGCCGGCGCTGAATTCCCACGCTGTCCGATTTCTGAGAGAGAGGCGCAGGATCTATGTCTTCAGTCAGGTTGCCCGATGGAACAGAGTTGCACGTCGAGCCCGGGGAGCGGGCCAGTGACGTCGCGCGGAGGATAGGTCCCCGCCTGGCGCGTGAGGCGGTCGCGGCGCGCCTGGATGGGCGACTCGTCGACCTCGATGCGCCGCTGGATGGGGCGCGGGAGTTCGAGGTCATAACCAGGGATTCGCCTGAGGGGCTCTACGTGATGCGGCATTCGGCGGCGCACGTGATGGCGCAGGCGATACTCGAGCTCTATCCCGGCAGCAGGCTCACCATCGGGCCGCCGGTCGAGGACGGTTTCTACTACGACATCGAGGTGGCGGGGCGTATAACCGAGGAGGATCTGCCGCGCATCGAAGAGAAGATGCGCGAGATCGTGGAGAGGGATCTCCCGATAAGGCGCGAGGAGGTCTCAAAAGAGGAGGCCGAGCGGCTCTACGCGGACAACCCGTACAAACTGGAGCTGATCCAGGATCTGGAGGACGGGGAGATCTCCATCTACCGGCAGGGTGATTTCTACGATCTGTGCCGGGGGCCGCACGTGCCGAGCACGGGCAGGATCGGGGCTTTCAAGCTGCAGAGCATCGCTGGAGCCTACTGGCGGGGGGATGAAAATAACCCCATGCTCACCCGCATCTACGGCACCGCATGGCCGAGTGAGAAGCAACTCAAGGCGTATTTGAAGAGGCTCGAGGAGGCGAGGGCCCGGGATCACCGCCGACTTGGGCGCGAGCTGGATCTTTTTACCTTTTCTTCCGAGGTCGGGGCCGGGATACCGCTCTTTTTACCCAAAGGAGAGACGCTCCGGCACCTGATGGAGAGCTTCGTGCGAGAGGTGCAGAGCCGCCACGGTTACGAGCACGTCTGGACGGGCAACGTGGTCAACGAAAAGCTCTACGCCCGCTCTGGGCACCTCGACCACTACCGGGATGCGATGTTCCCCCCGATGAAGGACGGGGAGAACGTCTACCGGCTCAAACCGATGAACTGTCCGAGCCACATGGTCCTCTTCAACTCCCGCTCTCACTCCTACCGGGATCTCCCGGTACGCTACGCGGAGTTCGCCACCCTCTACCGCTACGAGAAGAGCGGAGAGCTCTCCGGCCTGACGCGGGTGCGCGCGCTCACCCAGGATGACGCCCACGTCTTCTGCACCGAGGAGCAGGTGCAGGAAGAGTTCGCCCGGGCGCTCGCGATCATCCGGGAGGTGCTCGATACCTACGGTTTTACCGACTACCGGGTGCGGCTCTCGCTGCGCGATCCCGACAGCAGCAAGTACATCGCCGACGAAGAGAAGTGGCAGCGGGCCGAAGACGCCCTGCGGAGCGCGCTCGACGCCGCCGGGATAGCCTACGAACCCGTCGAGGGCGAGGCTGCTTTCTACGGGCCTAAGGCAGACTTCATGGCGAAAGACGTACTCGGGCGTGAGTGGCAGCTCTCCACGATCCAGGTCGACTTCATCCAGCCCGGCCGGCTCGGGTGCGAGTACGTCGGTGAGGATGGAGAGAAACACACCCCGGTCCTGCTGCATCGGGCGGTGACGGGAACCACCGAGCGCTTCATGGCCGTGCTAATCGAGCACTACGCGGGTGCGTTTCCGGTCTGGCTCGCTCCGGTGCAGGCCGTCGTGATCCCGGTCGCGGACCGTCACCTGGAGTACGCCAGGGAGGTGGGCGGGAAGCTCTCTGCCGGAGGGGTACGGGTAGAGGTAGACGACTCTCCGAACACCATGCAGAAGAAGATCCGGGAGAACTCGCGCAGAAAAGTCCCCTACCTGCTCATAGTAGGAGACAGAGAGGCCGAGGCGGGGAGCGTCAACGTACGTCGGCGAGGGGAGAAGAAGCAGGAGGAGATGGACCTCGCTTCCTTCGTCGCTCTCGTCGATGGTCAGGTCGGAGAGGTCTTCGGCTCCCGTAGACGTCCGAGTTGAGGGCGCAGTATAATCAAAGATGAAAGGGTCCGCTTGATCACCTCGCAGAGACGATAAAGGGCGAACTATTGATTATCTCCGGACCCGCGTAGGCTAGCTCAGAGAGGAGTGGTGTACAGTAGCACCTGAAGGAGAACCGAGAGTAAACGACCAGATCCGGGCTCGCTCGGTGCGGTTGATCTCGGAAAAAGGCGAACAGCTCGGCATAAAGCATATCCGCGAGGCTCAGGAGTACGCGGATAGGCTGGACCTCGATCTGGTGGAGGTCGCGCCGAACGCCAACCCGCCGGTGGTTCGTCTGATGGACTACGGCAAGTACAAGTACCAGAAGGAGCAGGCCCGCAAGGCCGCGCGCAAGAAGCAGACCAACATAAACGTGCGCGAGATAAAGCTGCGGCCCAAGATCGGGGACCACGACTTCAACACCAAACGCTCCCACGTCGAGCGGTTTCTGCGCGGCGGAGACAAGGTCAAGGTGACGATCATGTTCCGCGGGCGCGAGGTGCAGCATCCGCAGCTCGGGGAGCGTCTCCTCAGAAGGCTTGCCGAAGACCTGAAGGATCTCGGGCAGATAGAAAGCCAGCCCAACCTGGATGGCAGGAACATGATCATGGTCCTCGCCCCCAGGAAGGACGCCCAGGGGGGCAAGGATCAGCAGAAGAAGAGCGCGGCCCGCGGCTGACCTCTGGCGGGTGGTGTAGAATAGTCAGCCGGAGCAGAGAAAGGGAGGCGAAACGGCCTGCTCCCGTGCCGCGAGCCTCCATCTTCAATCCGTCTTTGCGTCCGTAGGAAAGAAAAACGTGGAGGAAGAGATGCCGAAGATGAAGACGCACAAGGGCGCCGCCGGGCGCTTCGAGGTGGGCAAGCGAGGGAGGATCCGGCGCCGCCGCAGCGGTCACAACCACATCCTGGAGAAGAAGAGTCCGAAACGCAAGCGCAGGCTCAACACCGAGACCACGGTCCATCCGAACGACGTGGCTCAGGTGCGGCGTCTTCTGGGGGTGAGGTAGTTGGCCCGGGCGGCGCGCAGCGTACACGCCCGCAAGAAGCGGCGCAAGATCCTCAAGCAGGCCAGGGGCTATCGCGGGACCAAGCACAGCTCCTACAAGCGGGCGAAGGAGCAGGTCTGGAAGAGCGGCGTCTACGCCTACGTCGGGCGCAAGCAGAAGAAGCGTGACTTCAGGGCGCTCTGGATCCAGCGGATAAACGCCGCCGCCCGTCAGCACGGGCTATCCTATTCGCGGTTCATCCAGGGCGTGAAGCTGGCCGGAATCGACCTCGATCGCAAGATCCTGGCGGACCTCGCCGTGAACGAGCCGGAGGCTTTCGCCGCCGTGGTCTCGCGGGCCAAGGAGGCGCTTGAGGCCGACGGGGAAGCGCGGCAGCCGGCTGCCGCAGACTAGGGGGTACAGCCGGCACTGGGAAGGGGCCTGTTTTCCAGGTTCTCGGCCCCCAGGCTGATAGCGGCCGGGTTCGCCACGCTCATGCTCGCCGGTACCCTGGCGCTGAAATTTCCGGCGTCTACCCGGGAGGGAGGTATCTCCTGGGTGGACGCCTTTTTCGTCTCCGTCAGCGCTTCCAGCGTGACAGGGCTCACGACGGTGAGCTTCCCGAAGACCTTCACCGCCTTCGGTGAGGTGGTGGTCATGGTGCTCATGCAGCTCGGTGGTATAGGGATCATGACGTTCGCGACGCTGGGTGTCCTTCTGTCGGGGGGAAGGGTCGGATTTCGGGAGATACTGGCGGTGCGCGAAGAGCTCGGGACCTTCGACTCGCCGCGCAACACCCTGCGGCTGGTGCGGCAGATAGCGGGGATGACGCTACTCGTAGAGCTCGTGGGAAGTTTGCTTCTGGCCGCGGGTTTCGTCCTGCACGGCATGGGACCAGGAGAGGGCGCCTTCCAGGGTGTCTTTCATGCGATCATGGCGTACTGCAACTCGGGTTTTGCCGCTCTTCCGCACGGGGACCTTCTCCCTTACGCGGGTGATCCCCTGGTGATCCTGCCACTCTCCTTTCTGATAGTGCTCGGCGGGCTTGGTTTCCCCGTGCTCGCGGACCTCTACCGCTACCCGAAGGTCCGCCATCTCAGCCTGCACTCCAGGCTGACGCTCGTCGCCACCGGGCTCCTCATCATGATCGGGGCCCTGAGCGTCGCCATCCTGGAATGGGACAACCCGGCGACCCTCGGGGGCCTGGGGCCGGCAACAAAGATCCTCGCGGCGCTCTTCCAGGGGATCACGCCGCGCACGGCCGGGTTTAATACGGTCGACTACCAGGGGCTGCATCAGCCGACGGTCCTGGTACAGATCGTGCTGATGTTCATCGGGGGAGGGCCGATCTCGACGGCGGGGGGGATAAAGGTGACGACGGCGGCGCTGATGGTGCTCTCGGTGGCCGCGGTGATCCGGGGAGAGGAACACGTCTCGGTCTTCGGGCGTCGTCTGCCACGCCAGC from Rubrobacter calidifluminis harbors:
- a CDS encoding TrkH family potassium uptake protein, with product MLAGTLALKFPASTREGGISWVDAFFVSVSASSVTGLTTVSFPKTFTAFGEVVVMVLMQLGGIGIMTFATLGVLLSGGRVGFREILAVREELGTFDSPRNTLRLVRQIAGMTLLVELVGSLLLAAGFVLHGMGPGEGAFQGVFHAIMAYCNSGFAALPHGDLLPYAGDPLVILPLSFLIVLGGLGFPVLADLYRYPKVRHLSLHSRLTLVATGLLIMIGALSVAILEWDNPATLGGLGPATKILAALFQGITPRTAGFNTVDYQGLHQPTVLVQIVLMFIGGGPISTAGGIKVTTAALMVLSVAAVIRGEEHVSVFGRRLPRQLMARALALVSLSALLVLSATFALMLSDGLPLIRALFEVVSAFGTVGLTLGVTPHLSFFGKLLIAVVMFLGRVGPVTFVVALSARYRPRRYAYPEEEIAIG
- a CDS encoding YIP1 family protein, whose protein sequence is MSFQTGSGGAGGAPTGREFEPSVPFSSFVETAREVLLRPVGFFRGLAREGDYLSPLLFALICYGVSTFLGGVVGLILGREGIGGLILGVVSGIVGGAVGLFIGAGIYHLLVVLMAGPQRAGYEGTFRVAAYASVTTLVSWVPLIGWILSLYGIYLSIVGIREVHSTTTGRAAAIVLIPAVVFFILAMILILLAGIALFLGSGR
- the rplT gene encoding 50S ribosomal protein L20; this translates as MARAARSVHARKKRRKILKQARGYRGTKHSSYKRAKEQVWKSGVYAYVGRKQKKRDFRALWIQRINAAARQHGLSYSRFIQGVKLAGIDLDRKILADLAVNEPEAFAAVVSRAKEALEADGEARQPAAAD
- a CDS encoding glycosyltransferase family 4 protein, which encodes MTRLRHTLDELSRLGDEVVVFAPSGGPERYAGARILGVRGIPFPMYPQVKLCPPHPGLGRALSEFGPDVVHVVNPVILGPGGVYYARRMGVPLVASYHTNIATYASLYKLGFLANFARRAIRGLHNQANLNLCTSEATARYLRNEGVRRVRLWPQGVDSRLFSPEKRSVAWRKRLSDGHPDERLLLFVGRLAREKGISSLKHVLRELSGVRLAVVGDGPDRGRLEREFSGLPATFTGFLHGEDLARAYASADLFLFPSTTETLGMAMLEAMASGLPVVAARSGASEEVVEEGKSGRLYSPKDPSGLVDAVSEILGDEERMRRLRTGARGAALGRSWEEATRTLRGYYKALGGRL
- a CDS encoding isocitrate/isopropylmalate dehydrogenase family protein codes for the protein MAQTVTLIPGDGTGPELTDSVKEVIGALGVDIEWEIVEAGESVMEKEGTPLPDYVLESIRRNKVALKGPLTTPVGTGFRSVNVALRKELDLYANIRPALSLPGLDLPYKDIDIVLYRENTEDLYAGVEHWVGKHAAESIKIITEEGTERFCRLAFERSREQGRRHVTVVHKANIMKYTDGLFRDVFFRVAKEYEDDFEEIDDRIVDNMAMQLVTKPHLYDVLVCPNLYGDILSDLCAGLTGGLGVAPGANIGDEIAVFEPVHGSTPKYAGQNRANPLATLLSAKNMLIHLGYEEDAERMQRAIEAALKSPETRTKDLGGTAGTREFTKTIVANL
- the thrS gene encoding threonine--tRNA ligase — its product is MSSVRLPDGTELHVEPGERASDVARRIGPRLAREAVAARLDGRLVDLDAPLDGAREFEVITRDSPEGLYVMRHSAAHVMAQAILELYPGSRLTIGPPVEDGFYYDIEVAGRITEEDLPRIEEKMREIVERDLPIRREEVSKEEAERLYADNPYKLELIQDLEDGEISIYRQGDFYDLCRGPHVPSTGRIGAFKLQSIAGAYWRGDENNPMLTRIYGTAWPSEKQLKAYLKRLEEARARDHRRLGRELDLFTFSSEVGAGIPLFLPKGETLRHLMESFVREVQSRHGYEHVWTGNVVNEKLYARSGHLDHYRDAMFPPMKDGENVYRLKPMNCPSHMVLFNSRSHSYRDLPVRYAEFATLYRYEKSGELSGLTRVRALTQDDAHVFCTEEQVQEEFARALAIIREVLDTYGFTDYRVRLSLRDPDSSKYIADEEKWQRAEDALRSALDAAGIAYEPVEGEAAFYGPKADFMAKDVLGREWQLSTIQVDFIQPGRLGCEYVGEDGEKHTPVLLHRAVTGTTERFMAVLIEHYAGAFPVWLAPVQAVVIPVADRHLEYAREVGGKLSAGGVRVEVDDSPNTMQKKIRENSRRKVPYLLIVGDREAEAGSVNVRRRGEKKQEEMDLASFVALVDGQVGEVFGSRRRPS
- the rpmI gene encoding 50S ribosomal protein L35 gives rise to the protein MPKMKTHKGAAGRFEVGKRGRIRRRRSGHNHILEKKSPKRKRRLNTETTVHPNDVAQVRRLLGVR